A single region of the Plantactinospora soyae genome encodes:
- a CDS encoding ROK family transcriptional regulator — protein MSDPISATLRDQTLKLLANGEATSRADLVEALQVAPSTVTGVVRRLLEEGAILEEGVGRSTGGRRPRILRLREIAGVFAVSELGAQHARIGLCTPDGRLVTAEEVAIDIAAGPAEVFDAVAQAFGRIQATTAPGQALLGIGVALPGPVEFPRGRLIGPARMPGWSGVDAQVELSRRFHVPVVVDNDAKAAAIGEHTARDRETGDMIYVKAGTGIGGCLVTGGQVYRGGRGLSGDVTHVRVADSGERHCSCGSRGCLETVASGAALASQLAERGLPITTTHDVIAAVTDAEPTAVTLVRHAGGLLGVALSGLVNFLNPDAVVIGGALSSLDVYVAAARGMLYERCLPSMTQSMSIEASVVGPDAALVGLGRLVRTAADVRPS, from the coding sequence ATGTCGGATCCGATCTCCGCCACCCTGCGGGACCAGACGCTCAAGCTGCTGGCCAACGGCGAGGCCACCTCCCGTGCCGATCTCGTCGAGGCGCTCCAGGTGGCCCCCTCGACCGTCACCGGCGTCGTTCGGCGACTGCTGGAGGAGGGCGCGATCCTGGAGGAGGGCGTGGGCCGCTCCACCGGCGGGCGACGGCCCCGGATCCTTCGCCTACGCGAGATCGCCGGGGTCTTCGCCGTCTCGGAGCTGGGCGCCCAGCACGCCCGGATCGGCCTGTGCACCCCCGACGGGCGACTGGTCACGGCCGAGGAGGTGGCCATCGACATCGCGGCCGGGCCCGCCGAGGTCTTCGACGCGGTCGCGCAGGCGTTCGGCCGGATCCAGGCGACGACCGCCCCCGGCCAGGCGCTGCTCGGGATCGGCGTGGCGCTGCCGGGACCGGTCGAGTTTCCCCGTGGCCGGCTGATCGGCCCGGCCCGGATGCCCGGCTGGAGCGGTGTCGACGCACAGGTCGAGCTGAGCCGACGCTTCCACGTGCCGGTGGTCGTCGACAACGACGCCAAGGCCGCCGCGATCGGCGAGCACACCGCCCGGGACCGGGAGACCGGGGACATGATCTACGTCAAGGCCGGTACCGGCATCGGCGGCTGCCTGGTCACCGGTGGGCAGGTCTACCGGGGCGGTCGCGGGCTCAGCGGCGACGTCACCCACGTACGGGTGGCGGACAGCGGCGAGCGGCACTGCTCCTGCGGCAGCCGGGGCTGCCTGGAGACCGTCGCCAGCGGTGCCGCCCTGGCCTCCCAGTTGGCCGAGCGGGGCCTGCCGATAACCACCACCCATGACGTCATCGCCGCGGTCACCGACGCCGAACCGACGGCGGTGACGTTGGTCCGGCACGCCGGTGGGCTGCTCGGGGTCGCGCTGTCCGGCCTGGTCAACTTCCTCAACCCCGACGCCGTCGTCATCGGTGGAGCACTGTCCAGCCTCGACGTCTACGTGGCCGCCGCCCGGGGGATGCTCTACGAGCGTTGCCTGCCGTCGATGACCCAGTCCATGTCCATCGAGGCCAGCGTCGTGGGCCCGGATGCCGCCCTGGTCGGCCTCGGGCGCCTGGTACGCACGGCGGCCGACGTCCGTCCCAGCTGA
- a CDS encoding M81 family metallopeptidase — protein sequence MPRSLRIAIGGIHIESSTFSPHLSTASDFEVTRGDALTARYAWLSPLAPWAAEIEWVPLVHARALPGGAVDAAAYDAWSAEILDGLARAGTLDGVLLDIHGAMSVVGRDDAEGDLVTAIRSVIGPEPFVSAAMDLHGNVSPVLFAGCDLLTCYRTAPHVDVWETRERAARNLVDALRRGQRPHKALVHVPVLLPGEMTSTRVEPARGLYGRIAEVEARDGVIDVAIWIGFAWADQPRCRGAVVATGTDAAAATEAARELGEQFWAAREEFTFVAPTGPMDECLDTALVAVADPARRPFFISDSGDNPGAGGADDVTFALSRLLARPEIRDGSVRAVFASLVDPEAVAQVADRSPGTPVEVPVGGRIDPRDPGPLPLAGVLEAVAEDPDGGRCVSIRVGGLSVFVTSRRMQYRQLASYARLGVAVDEVDLVVVKIGYLEPELFDAAGDWLLALTPGGVDQDLERLPYAHLVRPIFPLDRDFVADLTVATR from the coding sequence GTGCCCCGTTCCCTCCGGATCGCCATCGGCGGCATACACATCGAGTCCAGCACCTTCTCGCCGCATCTGAGCACCGCCAGCGACTTCGAGGTGACCCGTGGCGATGCGCTGACGGCCCGCTACGCCTGGCTCTCGCCCCTCGCGCCGTGGGCCGCCGAGATCGAGTGGGTTCCCCTGGTGCACGCCCGGGCCCTGCCCGGCGGCGCGGTCGACGCCGCGGCCTACGACGCCTGGTCGGCGGAGATCCTGGACGGCCTGGCCCGGGCGGGCACCCTGGACGGCGTCCTGCTGGACATCCACGGCGCGATGAGCGTCGTCGGCCGGGACGACGCCGAGGGTGACCTCGTCACCGCGATCCGATCGGTGATCGGGCCGGAGCCGTTCGTGTCCGCCGCCATGGACCTGCACGGCAACGTCTCACCCGTGCTGTTCGCCGGCTGCGACCTGCTCACCTGCTACCGCACCGCGCCCCACGTCGACGTCTGGGAGACCCGCGAGCGCGCCGCCCGCAACCTGGTGGACGCGCTGCGCCGGGGACAGCGCCCGCACAAGGCCCTGGTGCACGTACCGGTCCTGCTGCCGGGCGAGATGACCAGCACCCGGGTCGAGCCGGCCCGCGGACTGTACGGGCGGATCGCCGAGGTCGAGGCCCGGGACGGGGTCATCGACGTCGCCATCTGGATCGGCTTCGCCTGGGCCGACCAGCCCCGCTGCCGAGGCGCGGTCGTCGCCACCGGCACCGACGCGGCGGCCGCGACCGAGGCCGCCCGGGAACTCGGCGAACAGTTCTGGGCGGCCCGGGAGGAGTTCACCTTCGTCGCCCCCACCGGCCCGATGGACGAGTGTCTCGACACGGCCCTGGTCGCGGTCGCGGATCCCGCCCGGCGCCCCTTCTTCATCAGCGACTCCGGCGACAACCCGGGAGCCGGCGGCGCCGACGACGTCACCTTCGCACTGTCCCGGCTGCTGGCCCGGCCCGAGATCCGGGACGGCTCGGTCCGGGCGGTGTTCGCCTCGCTGGTCGACCCGGAGGCCGTGGCGCAGGTCGCCGACCGGTCACCCGGCACGCCGGTCGAGGTACCCGTCGGTGGCCGCATCGACCCGCGGGATCCGGGGCCGCTCCCGCTCGCCGGTGTCCTCGAGGCGGTCGCCGAGGACCCCGACGGCGGCCGGTGCGTGAGCATCCGCGTCGGGGGGCTCAGCGTGTTCGTCACGTCCCGCCGGATGCAGTACCGGCAGTTGGCCTCGTACGCCCGGTTGGGTGTCGCGGTCGACGAGGTGGACCTGGTCGTGGTGAAGATCGGCTACCTGGAACCCGAACTCTTCGACGCCGCCGGCGACTGGCTGCTCGCCCTGACCCCGGGCGGCGTCGACCAGGATCTCGAACGGCTGCCGTACGCGCACCTGGTGCGGCCGATCTTCCCGCTGGACCGTGACTTCGTCGCGGACCTGACCGTGGCGACCCGGTGA
- a CDS encoding ROK family protein — MTAPTRSGGPISTGCVLAVDVGGTTMKGSLFDEDGRIRHTVVVPSRADADRDPVDAVRALCRRLRDDALALDAPPVGIAVVTPGIVDEAAGIVRYASNIRFRDVPLRALVRDDLGLPVAIGHDARAAGVAEAVAGAARGLDNFLLLPLGTGIAATVVVHGEPVPGATSSAGEVGHMPVYPGGEPCPCGQRGCLEVYASAGGLARRYARLGGTPELDSRAIAAATATDPLARSVWDTATHALGTALATLTLTLDPARIVLGGGLAEAGPQLFDPVRDALRSALAWRAAPEVLPSAFGAVAAQVGAAVLARRAAGLAVPEGWAAPVSEPVAG, encoded by the coding sequence GTGACCGCTCCGACCCGGTCCGGCGGGCCGATCTCGACGGGCTGCGTACTCGCCGTCGACGTCGGCGGGACCACCATGAAGGGCTCGCTGTTCGACGAGGACGGCCGGATCCGGCACACGGTGGTCGTACCTTCGCGGGCGGACGCGGACCGCGATCCGGTGGACGCGGTACGGGCCCTGTGCCGCCGGCTCCGGGACGACGCGCTCGCCCTCGACGCCCCGCCCGTCGGGATCGCGGTGGTGACCCCGGGCATCGTCGACGAGGCCGCCGGGATCGTGCGGTACGCCTCGAACATCAGGTTCCGCGACGTGCCGCTGCGGGCACTGGTCCGCGACGACCTCGGACTGCCGGTCGCGATCGGGCACGACGCCCGGGCGGCCGGCGTCGCCGAGGCGGTGGCGGGGGCCGCCCGTGGGTTGGACAACTTCCTGCTCCTACCGCTGGGCACCGGCATCGCCGCCACCGTGGTGGTGCACGGCGAACCCGTGCCCGGTGCGACCTCGTCGGCCGGCGAGGTCGGCCACATGCCGGTGTACCCCGGCGGGGAACCCTGTCCCTGCGGGCAACGGGGCTGCCTCGAGGTGTACGCCTCCGCCGGTGGGCTGGCCCGGCGCTACGCCCGGCTCGGCGGCACCCCGGAACTGGACAGTCGGGCGATCGCCGCGGCCACCGCCACCGATCCGCTGGCCCGGTCCGTCTGGGACACCGCCACGCACGCCCTGGGGACCGCGCTGGCCACCCTCACCCTGACCCTCGACCCGGCCCGCATCGTGCTCGGCGGTGGACTCGCCGAAGCCGGCCCGCAACTCTTCGACCCGGTGCGCGACGCGCTGCGCTCGGCGCTGGCCTGGCGGGCCGCGCCCGAGGTGCTTCCGTCCGCCTTCGGAGCCGTGGCCGCGCAGGTGGGCGCCGCCGTCCTGGCCCGACGCGCGGCGGGGCTGGCCGTACCCGAGGGTTGGGCCGCGCCCGTCTCCGAACCCGTCGCCGGCTGA
- the yaaA gene encoding peroxide stress protein YaaA → MLILLPPSEGKTAPRSGRPVDLDSLSQGALTPARERVVDALVALCSGGDRERARGVLGLGPGQDEELDINAGLRTAPTGPAAKIYTGVLYDALGLNTLTGAARARVRRSALIFSGLWGAIRVDDRIPAYRCAIGVNLPGVGGLGSYWRKLLEPVLAEAVDAGPVLDLRSSGYAATWRPTGRLAERTVAVRVLHEQVVNGETRRSVVSHFNKATKGRLVRDLMLAGAAPRSPGRLVEALRDLKYTVEEQPSAAGRPRQLDMVVAEL, encoded by the coding sequence GTGCTGATCCTGCTGCCTCCCTCGGAGGGAAAGACCGCGCCCCGGTCCGGCCGCCCGGTGGACCTGGACTCGCTGAGCCAGGGTGCGTTGACCCCGGCCCGGGAACGGGTCGTGGACGCGCTGGTCGCGCTCTGTTCGGGCGGGGACCGGGAGCGGGCCCGGGGCGTGCTTGGGCTGGGCCCGGGGCAGGACGAGGAACTGGATATCAACGCGGGTCTGCGCACCGCTCCGACGGGGCCCGCCGCCAAGATCTACACCGGGGTGCTCTACGACGCGCTGGGCCTCAACACCCTGACCGGCGCCGCCCGGGCCCGGGTCCGGCGCTCCGCCCTGATCTTCTCCGGGCTCTGGGGAGCGATCCGGGTCGACGACCGCATTCCGGCGTACCGCTGTGCGATCGGGGTCAACCTGCCCGGGGTGGGCGGGCTGGGATCGTACTGGCGGAAGCTGCTGGAGCCGGTGCTCGCCGAGGCCGTCGACGCCGGGCCGGTCCTCGACCTCCGCTCCAGCGGGTACGCGGCGACGTGGCGCCCCACCGGTCGGCTGGCCGAGCGGACGGTGGCCGTACGGGTGCTGCACGAGCAGGTGGTGAACGGCGAGACCCGGCGTTCCGTGGTCAGTCACTTCAACAAGGCGACGAAGGGGCGACTGGTCCGGGACCTGATGCTGGCCGGAGCGGCACCCCGCTCCCCCGGCCGGCTGGTCGAGGCGCTGCGCGACCTGAAGTACACCGTCGAGGAGCAGCCGTCCGCCGCCGGCCGACCGCGTCAGCTCGACATGGTCGTCGCCGAACTCTAG
- a CDS encoding plasmid stabilization protein, with protein sequence MPAGSSPKRERQYKHIKASAKKRGESTERAEEIAARTVNKERARSGEAKTASNLSIKDVSSGHRGGKRSHTGAQGRTRAQLYNEAKKRNIKGRSTMSKAQLEKALAH encoded by the coding sequence ATGCCGGCAGGGTCCAGCCCGAAGAGGGAACGGCAGTACAAGCACATCAAGGCCAGTGCGAAGAAGCGCGGCGAGTCCACCGAGCGCGCCGAGGAGATCGCCGCGCGTACCGTCAACAAGGAACGTGCGCGCTCCGGCGAGGCGAAGACGGCCAGCAACCTGTCGATCAAGGACGTCTCGTCCGGACACCGGGGCGGCAAGCGGTCCCACACGGGTGCGCAGGGCCGCACCAGGGCGCAGCTCTACAACGAGGCCAAGAAGCGGAACATCAAGGGCCGCTCGACCATGAGCAAGGCCCAACTGGAGAAGGCGCTGGCCCACTGA
- a CDS encoding glucose 1-dehydrogenase produces MADTQQSEPAQQPPGTLGAMRHKPDHGEESYRGSGRLAGKKAVITGGDSGIGRAVAISFAREGADVLISYLNEHDDARETAKLVEEAGRQAVLVPGDVGDAAMCRTIVDRAVEEFGRIDVLVNNAAYQMTHETVEEISDEEWQRTFDINITAMFRLVQAALPHLGAGASIINTSSINSDMPRPTLLPYATTKGAIANFTAGLAQLLGDRGIRVNSVAPGPIWTPLIPSTMPPEHVEKFGRNTPLGRPGQPKEVAPAYVLLASDEASYISGAMIPVTGGKPIL; encoded by the coding sequence ATGGCCGACACCCAGCAGTCCGAGCCGGCACAGCAACCACCCGGCACCCTGGGCGCGATGCGGCACAAACCCGACCACGGCGAGGAGTCCTACCGGGGTTCCGGACGCCTGGCGGGCAAGAAGGCCGTGATCACCGGGGGCGACAGCGGTATCGGCCGGGCGGTGGCCATCTCGTTCGCCCGCGAGGGCGCCGACGTGTTGATCTCGTACCTGAACGAGCACGACGACGCCCGGGAGACCGCCAAGCTCGTCGAGGAGGCGGGTCGACAGGCCGTCCTGGTGCCGGGAGACGTGGGCGACGCGGCGATGTGCCGGACGATCGTGGACCGGGCGGTCGAGGAGTTCGGTCGGATCGACGTACTCGTGAACAACGCCGCGTACCAGATGACGCACGAGACCGTCGAAGAGATCAGCGACGAGGAGTGGCAGCGCACCTTCGACATCAACATCACGGCGATGTTCCGGCTCGTACAGGCGGCACTGCCGCATCTCGGCGCCGGGGCGTCGATCATCAACACCAGTTCCATCAACTCCGACATGCCCCGCCCGACGCTGTTGCCGTACGCGACCACCAAGGGCGCGATCGCGAACTTCACCGCCGGCCTCGCCCAACTGCTCGGCGACCGGGGCATCCGGGTCAACAGCGTCGCGCCCGGCCCGATCTGGACCCCGCTGATCCCGTCCACCATGCCGCCGGAGCACGTCGAGAAGTTCGGCAGGAACACTCCGCTGGGCCGCCCCGGCCAGCCGAAAGAGGTCGCACCCGCGTACGTCCTGCTCGCCTCGGACGAGGCCAGCTACATCTCCGGCGCGATGATCCCGGTGACCGGCGGCAAGCCCATCCTCTGA
- a CDS encoding MarR family winged helix-turn-helix transcriptional regulator yields the protein MSADGDDAALPEARRSATNLGWSLGMVLRRWHERVEETLRDLPHGSRGYHILTVVVHDEVPTQGALATRLAIDRSVLTYLIDDLESAGLIERQLDPRDRRARRVVATERGRAVLADAERRVGLAEQHVLAGLPEDQQGAFRDAAGRAAEAIHAAAPGTDPCVAVRDVLDPPADQFVP from the coding sequence ATGTCCGCCGATGGAGATGACGCCGCCCTCCCGGAGGCCCGCCGGTCGGCCACGAATCTCGGCTGGTCGCTCGGGATGGTGCTGCGCCGCTGGCACGAACGCGTCGAGGAGACGCTCCGGGACCTGCCGCACGGCAGCCGGGGCTACCACATCCTCACCGTGGTCGTACACGACGAGGTGCCGACCCAGGGCGCCCTCGCGACCCGGCTGGCGATCGACCGGAGCGTGCTCACCTACCTCATCGACGACCTGGAGTCCGCCGGCCTGATCGAGCGGCAGTTGGATCCCCGCGACCGGCGGGCCCGGCGGGTCGTCGCCACCGAGCGGGGACGCGCGGTGCTGGCGGACGCCGAACGCCGGGTCGGGCTCGCCGAGCAGCACGTGCTCGCCGGGCTTCCCGAGGACCAGCAGGGCGCGTTCCGGGACGCCGCGGGCCGCGCGGCGGAGGCGATCCACGCCGCCGCACCCGGCACGGATCCCTGTGTCGCGGTGCGGGACGTCCTGGATCCCCCCGCCGACCAGTTCGTTCCCTGA
- a CDS encoding LLM class flavin-dependent oxidoreductase: protein MPDYGHELLFGTFLTPSANDPDRVVALAELTESAGLDLATFQDHPYNPDFLDTWTLLSWVAARTERLRVSANVLNLPLRPPAVLARATASLDLLSNGRFELGLGAGAFWDAIEGMGGGRLSAGDSVAALSEAIDVLRGGWDTSTRGPLRLRGDHHRVPGMRRGPAPAHDIGIWLGAYKPRMLALTGRKADGWLPTLEYLKSPDRVTANRLIDEAATSAGRDPRQIRRLLNLFQVDFSATDGGVLRGTPAQWVDQLLPLVLDEGFSAFIIGRDDPRLIQTFGHEVAPALREAVTKERTTTAAATGPTVALARHRPGVDRAALPASLANGAVEPGDPEYERVRHSYSRQGSPAVVIRPRDAAEVIDAVTYARTQDVPLSVRSGGHGISGRSTNDGGIVLDLSRMNRVEVLDRATRRIRLEPGARWGEVAQRLARDGLAMSSGDYGDVGVGGLATTAGIGFLVRRFGLTIDHVVAAEIVLADGTLVRADGEHHADLFWAIRGAGGNFGVVTALELEAYEVGNVVHAQLAVDATRVAELLRRWGRLVEDAPRELTSFLALFPGRRQNPPMAQVTLVYAGDDIEAAENALTPFLEIGPILDQQAQLVPYPAIVAPAHNRHHGQGLADVHSGLLRHVTPEAADSVETMIRSGDVLVMQFRSVGGAVNDVHRDATAYPHRTQNFSVLAATVPDRRARLDKLWSDLSGHLDGMYLSFESDTHPARLLDAFPEPTLGRLRRLKAAYDPDNVFDRNFPIPPATGTDPDEDADRAGEPRRAVVVE from the coding sequence ATGCCCGATTACGGCCATGAGCTCCTGTTCGGCACGTTCCTCACGCCGAGCGCGAACGATCCGGACCGGGTCGTGGCGCTGGCCGAGCTGACCGAGTCGGCGGGACTGGACCTGGCCACCTTCCAGGACCACCCCTACAACCCGGACTTCCTCGACACCTGGACCCTGCTCAGTTGGGTCGCCGCCCGCACCGAGCGGCTCCGCGTCTCGGCGAACGTGCTGAACCTGCCGCTGCGCCCACCTGCCGTACTGGCCCGCGCGACGGCGAGCCTGGATCTGCTCTCCAACGGACGGTTCGAACTCGGGCTCGGCGCCGGAGCGTTCTGGGACGCCATCGAGGGCATGGGCGGAGGCCGGCTGTCCGCCGGGGACAGCGTGGCGGCGCTGAGCGAGGCGATCGACGTCCTGCGCGGCGGCTGGGACACCTCCACCCGAGGACCGCTGCGACTGCGGGGCGACCACCATCGCGTACCGGGAATGCGCCGTGGCCCGGCGCCGGCACACGACATCGGCATCTGGCTGGGGGCGTACAAGCCGCGGATGCTGGCGCTGACCGGCCGCAAGGCCGACGGCTGGCTGCCGACCCTGGAATATCTGAAGTCCCCGGACCGGGTCACGGCGAACCGCCTCATCGACGAGGCGGCGACCTCGGCGGGACGGGACCCACGGCAGATCCGGCGGCTGCTCAACCTCTTCCAGGTCGACTTCTCCGCCACCGACGGCGGGGTCCTGCGGGGAACGCCCGCGCAGTGGGTCGATCAACTGCTCCCACTCGTCCTCGACGAGGGGTTCAGCGCCTTCATCATCGGCCGGGACGACCCGCGCCTCATCCAGACCTTCGGCCACGAGGTCGCCCCCGCGCTGCGCGAGGCCGTCACGAAGGAGCGTACGACGACCGCCGCTGCGACCGGGCCGACCGTTGCCCTGGCCCGACACCGACCCGGCGTCGACCGCGCCGCGCTTCCCGCTTCGCTGGCCAACGGGGCGGTCGAACCGGGCGACCCCGAGTACGAGCGGGTCCGGCACAGCTACAGCCGCCAGGGTTCACCGGCGGTCGTGATCCGTCCCCGCGACGCCGCCGAGGTGATCGACGCGGTGACGTACGCGCGCACCCAGGACGTACCCCTCTCGGTACGCAGCGGCGGCCACGGCATCAGCGGCCGGTCGACCAACGACGGCGGCATCGTGCTCGACCTGTCGAGGATGAACCGGGTCGAGGTGCTCGACCGGGCGACCCGACGGATCCGCCTCGAACCCGGCGCCCGCTGGGGTGAGGTCGCCCAGCGGCTCGCCCGCGACGGCCTCGCGATGAGCTCCGGGGACTACGGCGACGTCGGCGTCGGCGGGCTCGCCACCACCGCCGGGATCGGCTTCCTGGTCCGCCGGTTCGGCCTGACCATCGACCACGTCGTGGCCGCCGAGATCGTGCTCGCTGACGGCACCCTGGTACGCGCCGACGGCGAGCACCACGCCGACCTGTTCTGGGCGATCCGGGGCGCCGGCGGCAACTTCGGTGTCGTCACCGCCCTGGAACTGGAGGCGTACGAGGTCGGCAACGTCGTCCACGCCCAACTCGCCGTCGACGCGACCCGGGTCGCCGAGCTGCTCCGCCGCTGGGGCCGGCTGGTCGAGGACGCGCCACGGGAACTCACCAGCTTCCTCGCGCTCTTTCCCGGCCGCCGGCAGAACCCGCCGATGGCCCAGGTCACCCTGGTCTACGCCGGAGACGACATCGAGGCGGCCGAGAACGCGCTGACCCCGTTCCTGGAGATCGGCCCGATCCTCGACCAGCAGGCGCAACTGGTGCCGTACCCGGCGATCGTCGCCCCGGCGCACAACCGGCACCACGGCCAGGGCCTGGCCGACGTCCACAGCGGCCTGCTGCGGCACGTCACCCCGGAGGCGGCCGACTCCGTCGAGACGATGATCCGTTCCGGTGACGTACTGGTCATGCAGTTCCGCTCGGTCGGCGGCGCCGTCAACGACGTGCACCGGGACGCGACGGCGTATCCGCACCGGACCCAGAACTTCTCGGTGCTCGCCGCCACCGTGCCGGATCGCCGGGCCCGGCTCGACAAGCTCTGGTCCGACCTGTCCGGGCACCTCGACGGGATGTACCTGAGCTTCGAGAGCGACACCCATCCGGCTCGGCTGCTCGACGCCTTTCCCGAGCCCACCCTCGGCCGGCTCCGTCGGCTCAAGGCCGCGTACGACCCCGACAACGTCTTCGACCGCAACTTCCCGATCCCCCCGGCGACCGGCACGGACCCGGACGAGGACGCCGACCGCGCCGGAGAGCCCCGTCGGGCGGTGGTGGTTGAATGA
- a CDS encoding GNAT family N-acetyltransferase produces the protein MTLTSRLARRADLPTLLPLIAAAIAELQKGFLDDAQIESSRSIMGIDTQLIDDGTYFVVELDGQIVGCGGWSRRATLYGGDHSQGRDPALLDPARNPAKVRAMYTDPRFARRGVGRLILSLCEAAAAAEGFGALELMATLSGRPLYEVAGFVPIEQVEDPAGGTPVRLVRMRKPISAPVAHK, from the coding sequence GTGACCCTGACGAGTCGTCTCGCCCGCCGGGCGGACCTGCCCACCCTGCTGCCCCTGATCGCGGCCGCGATCGCGGAGTTGCAGAAGGGGTTCCTCGACGACGCGCAGATCGAGTCGAGCCGGTCGATCATGGGCATCGACACCCAGCTCATCGACGACGGGACCTACTTCGTGGTCGAGTTGGACGGGCAGATCGTGGGCTGCGGCGGTTGGAGTCGACGGGCCACCCTCTACGGCGGCGACCACTCCCAGGGCCGGGACCCGGCGCTGCTGGATCCAGCCCGGAACCCCGCCAAGGTCCGGGCGATGTACACCGATCCCCGGTTCGCCCGACGGGGCGTCGGTCGGTTGATCCTCTCGCTCTGTGAGGCCGCCGCCGCTGCCGAGGGGTTCGGCGCGCTCGAACTCATGGCCACGCTGTCGGGCCGGCCGCTGTACGAGGTCGCCGGGTTCGTACCGATCGAGCAGGTCGAGGACCCGGCCGGCGGTACGCCCGTACGACTGGTCCGGATGCGCAAGCCGATCTCCGCTCCGGTCGCCCACAAGTAA
- a CDS encoding cupin domain-containing protein, with protein MATRRFPAPTDTPDPAALDEFYADVAEADLQPLWMQEGLMPRTPPLHDVPFRWRWKRLRALAVRSGELVPIDRGGDRRVLAFANPGGDGLPYATSTLWGAVQYLGPGEVAPAHHHTPGALRFVLEGNGVWTLVNGDPVSMSPGDLVLTPSWCWHEHHNPGSEPMLWFDGLDIPMVRAMDAIFFEDGPDRMTNRAVDPTSRSELRYAGAPGLLPLDAEAPPAHSSLLAYRRADTDRALTRLLQAGAERHAAVRFADPTSGADVMPTIRCSMHRLLPGARTPTIRRTGSSIWVTYSGAATALIDGQRFDLEPGDVFAVPSWAPFDLSATEPTDLFSVSDAPVLEAMRLARTETLPAQQERS; from the coding sequence ATGGCCACGAGACGATTTCCGGCACCGACCGACACCCCCGACCCCGCCGCCCTGGACGAGTTCTACGCCGACGTCGCCGAGGCAGACCTCCAGCCACTGTGGATGCAGGAGGGTCTGATGCCCCGCACGCCGCCCCTGCACGACGTGCCGTTCCGCTGGCGGTGGAAGCGGCTGCGGGCCCTGGCGGTGCGGTCCGGCGAACTCGTGCCGATCGACCGGGGCGGCGACCGCCGGGTGCTCGCCTTCGCGAACCCGGGCGGTGACGGCCTCCCGTACGCGACGAGCACGCTCTGGGGTGCGGTGCAGTACCTCGGTCCGGGCGAGGTGGCACCGGCGCACCACCACACGCCCGGCGCGCTGCGGTTCGTCCTGGAGGGGAACGGCGTCTGGACCCTCGTCAACGGCGACCCGGTGTCGATGAGTCCCGGCGACCTCGTCCTGACCCCGAGCTGGTGTTGGCACGAGCACCACAACCCGGGCAGCGAGCCGATGCTGTGGTTCGACGGCCTCGACATCCCGATGGTGCGGGCGATGGACGCGATCTTCTTCGAGGACGGTCCGGACCGGATGACCAACCGAGCCGTCGATCCGACGTCCCGCTCCGAACTGCGGTACGCCGGAGCCCCCGGCCTGCTACCGCTGGACGCCGAGGCGCCGCCGGCACACTCCTCGCTGCTCGCGTACCGCCGGGCGGACACCGACCGGGCGCTGACCCGACTGCTCCAGGCGGGCGCCGAGCGGCACGCCGCGGTGCGCTTCGCCGATCCGACCTCCGGAGCCGACGTGATGCCGACGATCCGATGCAGCATGCACCGCCTGCTGCCCGGCGCCCGTACCCCGACGATCCGCCGGACGGGCTCGTCGATCTGGGTCACCTACTCGGGCGCGGCGACCGCGCTGATCGACGGGCAGCGGTTCGACCTGGAGCCGGGTGACGTCTTCGCCGTACCCTCCTGGGCGCCCTTCGACCTCTCGGCGACCGAGCCGACGGACCTGTTCAGCGTCTCCGACGCGCCGGTGCTGGAGGCGATGCGCCTGGCCAGAACCGAGACCCTCCCCGCCCAGCAGGAGAGATCCTGA